A stretch of DNA from Roseovarius faecimaris:
CGCAACGTGACCAAGACTTATGGGCCCGTCTTTGCCCTCGACGACGTTTCGCTGGAGGTGCAAAGCGGAGAGTTTCTGACCCTGCTCGGACCTTCGGGGTCGGGCAAGACGACGCTCCTCATGGTGCTCGCAGGCTTCACGCGCCCCGACCGGGGCAGTCTGAAGTTCGGCGATGAAGAGGTGATCCGCACCCCGCCGCATCTGCGCAATGTGGGAATGACATTTCAGAGCTATGCGCTGTTCCCGCATATGACCGTGGCGGGCAATGTGGGGTATCCGCTCAAGCTGAGGGGGGTGCCCAAACCCGAGATGGCCCGGCGGATCGAGCAGGCGTTGGAGATCGTGCAACTGGGCGGTTTCGGTGACCGGCGGATCGATCAGCTTTCGGGCGGACAGAAACAGCGCGTGGCGCTGGCGCGCTCCATCGTGTTCGAGCCGCGGATCCTGCTGATGGACGAGCCGCTTTCGGCGCTCGACAAGAAGCTGCGTGACCAGATGCAGATCGAGCTGCGGCATATGCATGAACAGTTGGGTATGACGACGGTCTATGTGACGCATGACCAGCGCGAGGCGCTCACCATGTCCGACAGGATCGCGGTGGTGAACCACGGCCGGATCATGCAGCTGGCCACCCCCCGCGACCTTTATGAGCGCCCGGCAAACCGTTTTGTCGCGGATTTCATCGGGGAAAGCACCTTCCTTCCCGTGACGCGTCAGGGTGGGGCTGTGCATCTGGGGGATATGCCGCTGAAGACGGAGAACCCGGTGCCCGATGCCGCCGAATTGCTGCTTATGGTGCGGCCGGAACGTATTCAACTGCTGACCGGGGCACCGTCTGACGACATGAACGTGCTGACCGGAACGGCGACCGAGGTGGTCTATCAGGGCGACAGTTTCGTGCTTTATGCACGCCTGCCCAGCGGGGATCAGATTGCCCTGCGCGGCGCGGTGCGCTCGGGCACGGTGCAGGCTCTTCCGGCGGTCGGCGATGAGGTGACGCTGGGCCTTGCGGCCTCTGACACGGTGGTAATCGACGGGGCGGCGGCCTGAGATGGCCGCGACCGACATGAACGCCGCCGGGCTGCGCCGGGACGAACGGCTGGAAAGGCTTAAGCTCTTCGGCCTCAGCTCGCCCGCGCTGATCCTCGTCCTGATTATCCTGGTGCTTCCGGTGGGTTGGCTGTTCTATGTCAGCTTTGTCGGCGCGAATGGCGAATTCAGCCTTGAGAATTACGAGCGCATGATCAAGCGGAAGTCCTACATCCGCATTTTCATGACCACCTTTCAGGTGAGCCTTCTGACCACGGCGCTTTGCATCCTGATCGGCTATCCCCTGGCCTATTTCCTGTCGCAACTGCCGCGACGCCTGGCCAACTTGTGCCTGATCACCGTGCTTTTGCCGTTCTGGACCTCGCTTCTGGTACGGACCTATTCCTGGCTGGTGCTGCTGCAAAAGCGCGGGCTGGTCAATGAATGGGCGATTGGCATGGGGCTTTGGGACGAGCCGATCAAGATCGTGCACAACATGACCGGTACGCTCATCGGAATGGTGCATATCATGCTGCCTTTCCTGATTTTGCCGGTCTATGGCGCGATGCGCGCGATCAACCAGGACTATATGAAGGCCGCGGCCAATCTGGGCGCCAGCCCCCGGCGGGCCTTCTGGAATGTATTCTTCCCGCTCAGCACGCCGGGGCTTTTTGCCGGGTCGCTGATGGTGTTCATCCTGTGCCTCGGGTTCTTTGTCACGCCGGCCGTGTTGGGCGGTGGCAAGGTGATCATGGTGTCGATGAAGATCGTGTCGAATATCGAGCTTTTCGTGAACTGGGGGGCGGCGAGCGCGCTGGGCGTGGTGCTTCTGGTGGCGACGATGGTGATCCTCTGGGTGGCCTCGAAGTTTCTCAGGCTTGAGCAGATCACGAGCGGAGGAGGGCACTGATGTTGCGCTGGTTCCGGTCCCCCGCCACCGAGACGCAGGTCACCCATGGTCAGCGGCTCTGGCTTTATGTCTTTGCCGTGATCACCATGATCCTGCTGGTGTTGCCGACGCTGATCGTGATCCCGATGTCCTTCTCGGAAAGCCAGTATCTTGAGTTTCCGCCCGAGACATGGTCGACCCGCTGGTATCAGCATTACTTCAATTCGTCCGAATGGATGCTGGCGACGAAAACATCCTTCAAGGCGGCTTTCCTGACCATGCTGGTGGCCACACCGATCGGGGTGCTTGCGGCCTATGGGCTGCATGCGTCCAACGTGCGTTTCATCAGGGTGGCCTTTGTCCTTCTGATCACGCCGATGATGGTGCCCGTGGTGCTTGTGGCGATCGGGGCGTTTTACGCCTATGTGAAGCTGCAGATCCTTTACACGATGACCGGTCTCGTGCTCGCTCATACGGTTCTGGCGCTGCCGCTGGTCGTGATCGTTACAGGCTCTGCGCTGAAGAGTTTTGACATGAGCCAGGAGGCGGCGGCGCGCAGCCTCGGCGCGCCAAGGTGGAAGGCGTTTCTGACCGTGACCCTGCCGCAGATCCGCTTTGCGGTGATTACCTCGGCCTTGCTGGCCTTTCTCACCTCCTTCGACGAAGTGATCGTGGCCATGTTCGTCTCGGGCGGGGACAACCCGACCCTCACGCGCAACATGTTCAACGCGCTGCGCGATCAGATCGACCCGACGATTGCCTCCATCTCTACCATCATGATCGCAGTGACAACGTTGATGATGGTGCTGGCGCAGATTTTCGGACGTGATAAAAACGCCGAAAAATAGGAGAGCGCGCGATGTTCGAGGCGCGGATGGCGCGGCTGCGCGAAAATCTGGCGGATGCCGGGATCGACGTTGCCCTGATCACCGATGATGACAATGTCTATTACCTGACCGGGTATTACGACTATCTGCATATGGAATTTGGCCGACCCACGATCCTTGTGGTTCCGCGGGACGGGCCGACGCTTCTGATCACGCCGACGATTGACCTCAACTCCGCCGAGGCCCATGCGCGGGTGGACCGGATCGCCGCCTGGAATGACGGTATGGGGGCGGAATGGCGCGCGGAACTGCCAGGGGTGGTTGACGCCTCTTCAGTCATAGGTATCGAACCCGATCACATGCCGCCTCTGGTGCGTCGCTATGTGGACGATCTTGTGCCGCGCGAGGCGATCCGGACAGTCACGCCGATCCTGACGGATATGCGCATGATCAAATCAGCCGAGGAATTGCAGCTGGCGCGCCATGCGGGCCAGGTGGCTACCGCAATGATGCAGGCCGGGCGCGAGGCGATCGGCGATGGCGTGCCGGAATATGAGGTGGCGCTGGCCACGTCTCAGGCCGGGACACGTAAGGCGGCCGCGCTTTTGAATGCACATTACGCGCCGGGGGATATGTCTCCCAATATGCATTTCCTTCAGATCATGGCCTCGGGTGAGGCGATCACCCGCACGCATCACCGCGCCAGCACACGGGTGATGCGGCAGGGCGAGCCGGTGTTTCTGTGTTTCTGCGGAATGACCAATTTCCACCGTTTCAAGCTGGGCTTCGACCGAACGTTCTGGATCGGAGAGCCGGATTCTGCGCAGGTGGCGGTCTACGAGGTCGCTGTGGAAAGTCAGAAAGCCGCGCTTAAGGCGCTGCGCCCCGGCGTGACCGCCGAAAGCGTGCATGCGGCCTATGCCGAGGTGATCCAGGGCGCGGGCTATGAATATCCGTTTCGATGCGGCCGCGCGACGGGCTTCAGTTTTCTGGAGTCGCCGCAGCTCGTGACCGGGGACAGCACGGTTCTGCGGCCCGGGATGGTGCTGGCCGTCGATGGTTCGGTGAGTACACAGAGTTTCCGGGCTCAGGTCGGGGACAGTTTCATTCTGACCGAAGACGGATATGAGCAGATCACGCATCACGGCAAAACACTTGACGAGGTGGTTCTTTAGCGGCCTGCGGACGGCAGCCGAGATTTTTCGTACGAAAAATCTTCACTCAGAAAATTCGTACGAATTTTCTAGCTACCCGCCGTGCCCTTGAAATTTGGCAAGCGGCATATCCTATGCTGATTGAATGCGCGAAAGGCCGGATAAGTGCAGACAGTTTGAATTGTGTTGCTCGTGCGGGCCGCGCTGAGAAGGCGCTCGTCTCCCTGGCGACCGGAGCGATGGCGCTGAGTTCGGTTTTCGCCGCCACCAACGCGCTGCTCATCGGGCCCTCACGTGCCCGCCTCGCGAGGCCGCCTGTCAGGGCGGATGAGCGGTCAGAGTTCCCGCCCCGCCTTGCGCTCTCCCCAAAGCAAGGTCGCACTCGCCCCAAGCCAGGTCAGTGGCCTGGGTGGCAACCGCCGGGGGGCGTCCTGCGCCATCACCTCATCGAGTAACTCGGAGGGTATCCCGGAGGCCAGCTCGGCCATCAACTTGCCGTGCAGCGTGCCCTTGGCCGTACCCAGACCATTCTGACAACAGGCCGAATACAGCCCCTCATCCAGTTCTCCCAGGGCAGGCACATTATTCCAGCTCAGGCAGAGGCGCCCGCCCCAGCGATACTCCATGCCCACACCGCGCAGCATCGGGAAACGCGCGGCAAAGGCGCGGTCATGATCGCGGCCCACCGTGGCGATGCGCGCCTTGCTCACCTCCATCGACGGGTCGCATGTAAACCTGTTTCGGATGATGATCCGGTCTCCGCCCGTGCCGCTGATCCGCCGAACCGTCGTGCCCATCGGGTCTGCGGGGGTCACGCCCCAGATGCTTTGCCCGCCCAGCCGCGCACATTCCTCTGCGCTCAGGGCCCTGGTCATCGACGCGTAGGTGAAGACATGCAGCAGCTGGCCCATGAGTCGGCCAAAGCTGTTGAGGTGGCCGTTGACCGCGAGGATCACAGCGGGCGCGCTCACCGATCCTTTGGGTGTATGGGCTTGCCACGTGCCATTGCGTTCAAGTCGCTGCACGGGGGAATTTTCATAGAGCATCACCCGGTTGGAGGACAGCCCCTCCGCCACCCCGCGCACGAACATTGCCGGGTGGATTATCGCCGTGCCCGGTGTGTAGAGCCCGCTTTGATAATACTCCGTCCCGGTCATTTCGCGCATGTCTTCAGCGTCCAGCATCTGATGCGCCTCTCCCAAGGCGCTCAGGTGTCGGGCATAGTCGAGATTGTGCCGTTGGCCCACCTCGCCTGCCGCCGCATTGGTCTTGCCCGACAAAGCGAAGGCTTCACCGCTCAGCCCATATTCGGCGGCCATATCGGCGGCAAAGGCAATGGCCGCGCGGTTTGCGCGGGTCTGGGCCTTGTCCGCCTCGATCGCGCCGCCGTAATCGTTCGAGGCCAGATCATGCGGCAGATCGATCATGAAACCGGAATTGCGTCCCGCCGGTCCCTCTCCGACGCGGGTGGCATCAAGACACACGATCCGGTCGCGCGGGTGCAGTTGGGCCAGCCGCCGCGTCGCCGCCAGCCCGGCAAACCCAGCGCCGATGACGAGCCAGTCGGCGGTGATATTCTCTTCCAGCGCCTGCGCGGGCGGGGCAGGCGGCAGGATTGCGTTCCACCCGGTCACGCCGGGGTCTCGGGGCAGGCGGGTGACTTTCATGGCAGGCTGAGCTGGGCCATGCGCCCGCCGTCGATGGTATAAATCTGACCTGTCACAAAGCTTGCGTCATCGGAGGCGAGCCAGCAGATGAACCGGGCCACTTCCTCGGGCGCGCCGGTGCGGCGGACCGGGTGAATGCGCCCGATTTCTGCGCGAAAGCGGTCCGGGTCGCCAAGGCTTTCGATAAACGCCACATTCAACGGTGTATCGATCCAGCCCGGCGCCACGGCATTACAGCGTACGCCCTCCGGCCCGTGATCCACCGCGACGGCACGCGTGAGGCCATGCAGACCGGCTTTGGAGGCGCAATACGCCGGGTGCCGCGGGTTCGAGCCCAGCCCCTCGATAGACCCGACATTGACGATGGACCCACCGCCCTTGCGGAGCAACGGCATGGCTTCGCGGATCAGCAGGAAGGGCGCGGTAAGATTGACCTGCAACTGGGTGTACCAGTCGTCGAGCGATGTTTCCTCGACCGTGCCCTCGCGCATCACACCGGCATTGTTGATCAGGATATCGAGCTGCCCGGCCCGCTCTGCGATCTCGGCCAGCACCGCCTCGGGGGCGGCAGGATCGCTGAAATCGGCGATGATAGGCTCATGTTCCGAGGCTCCGCGCTGCGCCGTAAAGACCCGAGCGCCGCCGTCTGCCAGCATTGCCGCGGTGGCCTGTCCCATGCCCGAAGACGCGCCTGTCACCAGCGCCACCTTTCCCGCGAACCGGCTCATATCACGGGTTTCCCGCCATTCACCTCAACGAGCGCGCCGCACATATAGCGCGCCGCATCCGAAGCCAGAAAGAGGATCACATCCGCGATCTCCTCCGGCTCGGCAATATGACCCAGAGGCACAGAGGCGTTGAGCTCTTCAATCGCGCGGTCCGGATCGAAGCCGCGCTTTTCGAACCCCGAGCGCAGCATGGGCGTGTTGACTTCGTTCGGGCAAACCGCATTCACCCGGATGCCCTGATGTGCGTGATCCCGGCCAAGGCATTGGGTGAGCGACGCCAGCGCGGCTTTGGACATCACATAGAGCGGATGGTTCGGACCCGGCCGCACCCCCCAGCAGGAGGAGGTGTTGACAATCGCGCCGCCTCCCGTCTCGGCCATCAGCGGGATTGCGGCCCGGCAAAGGCGAAAGGGCGCTTCAACATTCACACCCATCGTGAGGGCATAATCTGCGTCTGAGGTCTCGGTGATATCGCCCCGCG
This window harbors:
- a CDS encoding ABC transporter ATP-binding protein, producing MSDQAKGALPITVRNVTKTYGPVFALDDVSLEVQSGEFLTLLGPSGSGKTTLLMVLAGFTRPDRGSLKFGDEEVIRTPPHLRNVGMTFQSYALFPHMTVAGNVGYPLKLRGVPKPEMARRIEQALEIVQLGGFGDRRIDQLSGGQKQRVALARSIVFEPRILLMDEPLSALDKKLRDQMQIELRHMHEQLGMTTVYVTHDQREALTMSDRIAVVNHGRIMQLATPRDLYERPANRFVADFIGESTFLPVTRQGGAVHLGDMPLKTENPVPDAAELLLMVRPERIQLLTGAPSDDMNVLTGTATEVVYQGDSFVLYARLPSGDQIALRGAVRSGTVQALPAVGDEVTLGLAASDTVVIDGAAA
- a CDS encoding ABC transporter permease, which produces MAATDMNAAGLRRDERLERLKLFGLSSPALILVLIILVLPVGWLFYVSFVGANGEFSLENYERMIKRKSYIRIFMTTFQVSLLTTALCILIGYPLAYFLSQLPRRLANLCLITVLLPFWTSLLVRTYSWLVLLQKRGLVNEWAIGMGLWDEPIKIVHNMTGTLIGMVHIMLPFLILPVYGAMRAINQDYMKAAANLGASPRRAFWNVFFPLSTPGLFAGSLMVFILCLGFFVTPAVLGGGKVIMVSMKIVSNIELFVNWGAASALGVVLLVATMVILWVASKFLRLEQITSGGGH
- a CDS encoding ABC transporter permease, with the protein product MLRWFRSPATETQVTHGQRLWLYVFAVITMILLVLPTLIVIPMSFSESQYLEFPPETWSTRWYQHYFNSSEWMLATKTSFKAAFLTMLVATPIGVLAAYGLHASNVRFIRVAFVLLITPMMVPVVLVAIGAFYAYVKLQILYTMTGLVLAHTVLALPLVVIVTGSALKSFDMSQEAAARSLGAPRWKAFLTVTLPQIRFAVITSALLAFLTSFDEVIVAMFVSGGDNPTLTRNMFNALRDQIDPTIASISTIMIAVTTLMMVLAQIFGRDKNAEK
- a CDS encoding M24 family metallopeptidase, yielding MFEARMARLRENLADAGIDVALITDDDNVYYLTGYYDYLHMEFGRPTILVVPRDGPTLLITPTIDLNSAEAHARVDRIAAWNDGMGAEWRAELPGVVDASSVIGIEPDHMPPLVRRYVDDLVPREAIRTVTPILTDMRMIKSAEELQLARHAGQVATAMMQAGREAIGDGVPEYEVALATSQAGTRKAAALLNAHYAPGDMSPNMHFLQIMASGEAITRTHHRASTRVMRQGEPVFLCFCGMTNFHRFKLGFDRTFWIGEPDSAQVAVYEVAVESQKAALKALRPGVTAESVHAAYAEVIQGAGYEYPFRCGRATGFSFLESPQLVTGDSTVLRPGMVLAVDGSVSTQSFRAQVGDSFILTEDGYEQITHHGKTLDEVVL
- a CDS encoding NAD(P)/FAD-dependent oxidoreductase, with protein sequence MKVTRLPRDPGVTGWNAILPPAPPAQALEENITADWLVIGAGFAGLAATRRLAQLHPRDRIVCLDATRVGEGPAGRNSGFMIDLPHDLASNDYGGAIEADKAQTRANRAAIAFAADMAAEYGLSGEAFALSGKTNAAAGEVGQRHNLDYARHLSALGEAHQMLDAEDMREMTGTEYYQSGLYTPGTAIIHPAMFVRGVAEGLSSNRVMLYENSPVQRLERNGTWQAHTPKGSVSAPAVILAVNGHLNSFGRLMGQLLHVFTYASMTRALSAEECARLGGQSIWGVTPADPMGTTVRRISGTGGDRIIIRNRFTCDPSMEVSKARIATVGRDHDRAFAARFPMLRGVGMEYRWGGRLCLSWNNVPALGELDEGLYSACCQNGLGTAKGTLHGKLMAELASGIPSELLDEVMAQDAPRRLPPRPLTWLGASATLLWGERKAGREL
- a CDS encoding SDR family NAD(P)-dependent oxidoreductase; this encodes MSRFAGKVALVTGASSGMGQATAAMLADGGARVFTAQRGASEHEPIIADFSDPAAPEAVLAEIAERAGQLDILINNAGVMREGTVEETSLDDWYTQLQVNLTAPFLLIREAMPLLRKGGGSIVNVGSIEGLGSNPRHPAYCASKAGLHGLTRAVAVDHGPEGVRCNAVAPGWIDTPLNVAFIESLGDPDRFRAEIGRIHPVRRTGAPEEVARFICWLASDDASFVTGQIYTIDGGRMAQLSLP
- a CDS encoding SDR family NAD(P)-dependent oxidoreductase, whose protein sequence is MRFDGKRALVTGAAGGIGQAVVAMLRAEGAHVAVTDRDSSSVAAEAHLDGDLLDGSFCDGLPGRAAEALGGLDILCNNAGVITRGDITETSDADYALTMGVNVEAPFRLCRAAIPLMAETGGGAIVNTSSCWGVRPGPNHPLYVMSKAALASLTQCLGRDHAHQGIRVNAVCPNEVNTPMLRSGFEKRGFDPDRAIEELNASVPLGHIAEPEEIADVILFLASDAARYMCGALVEVNGGKPVI